Proteins co-encoded in one Plasmodium reichenowi strain SY57 chromosome 10, whole genome shotgun sequence genomic window:
- a CDS encoding phosphoinositide-specific phospholipase C, which translates to MNLSAKIDSNGYNNNIVEKNDDKRIGRIMSDDENERKDIIYNNEKNKRTSEIKVLKNDMDNNKNDNSIQSKLSFDIKNVLTHAYLPICLEKMKEGEYVYKWNNNIFQKKTLKFFYLDVNNYCIRWNSKKKKLSEKKNPSLYICDIIKILDGSESLFFKKKEDDKNLSIEIISTQRNLRLTFLDIQRWKMWLFGLMYYQYKLVNKGNGKKKMKSFLYESNKLYDNYIISGLKDINALTLSQLYIILRSLNIYLNMQILYHYFSIYKNKAVINYIGFTKILEHIFSNTHISIYFNEYKDKKFNYIDKKKFIEFLIDIQCEGKCEEFIFNNYYQNDTNPNLTREKNTEILGIEKKNDDNDTHYNLDMMQSSTYNNKIYNVNNQMDDISIKYKNEDNVKASHIFNNDNKENYNKEENNYSKRENNTYFNNDNNNNNKARNEAVINNYDCNIIKKISNQDINQDDIKYNMDISNTLIFSDNSIMHDEDYLLILDILKSKYFYRDQNKVGNKKNTHDNNYNNTSANASCHHNLKDEKEPKLNSNNNNNNNNNNNNNNNNVDTCINVINKNIPNIYPIKINVIYKLLNIIKKYNIPFVINNDDNQYLTEIGLVYFLLSKENSIMCPEYAKVYQNMNLPLCNYWINSSHNSYLARKQIFSTSNIEQYIYILLDGCRCVEFDCYYFNKNIVVYHGFYGYKLTSSILFCDTLIACKMFGFTTSPYPIILSLEIHCKNKHKNLIAKILISILGNQLYIPKTTDEINNITPNNCKNKFLVKYKHFDNNDSSGFYYLFEGLQSVMYDELNYMSDILDENDELDYDNEDMDVLQQNCEGEILHNDDVDVENFDGDDDEYEMEKNFGAYIEKSIEKKYNQDSINHKKLYMKNSDSNNNVSIEKENYEEKHNKFVEDTKKPRNILNIIKKNDNNMDNDSSDNNNNNVKLPKNSNTSCIEKKDKSKDLEEKKKHILKKTDNFNLKNNNLLNEYSCLKGYVFRNFYETRNYNEICSISENKFIKLIKKNENEIIKYNQKTLTRVYPSGTRLASTNFNPLIFWNAGIQVVALNYQYNGLSMLLNKGRFLENGGKHSGYILKPELLRFNEKQDYNTLLLDLQILSLHQINLLFSIKNKYHEKKLKKKLFQMDMIQRIQTHKKIKKKIKNWKDLQKLEKEKKNILFSDVQSDDNKNKHISYELLLNKINDNDDVNYIHNKCLNVEKKYEDMLTEYKSFLLCSSSLSHSSSFNSCSSNTTTSNDGNKTHSNKNNSSKYKNKNFYQTFEELKKANNLFFYLYLTISIHGYNENKYYFKTEIAKVNFYDINYCWSKPSTFQMKISYPSLALIVFELKAYITICTIVR; encoded by the exons ATGAACCTTAGTGCGAAAATCGATTCAAAtggatataataataatatagtagaaaaaaatgatgataaaagaATAGGTAGAATTATGAGCgatgatgaaaatgaaagaaaggatataatttataataatgagaAGAATAAGAGGACGTCTGAAATAAAAGTTCTTAAAAATGATatggataataataaaaacgACAACAGTATTCAATCTAAGTTATCATTTGATATAAAGAATGTATTAACACATGCATATTTACCAATATGCttagaaaaaatgaagGAGGGAgaatatgtttataaatggaataataatatatttcaaaagaaaaccttaaaatttttttatttagatgttaataattattGTATAAGATGGAAttcaaaaaagaaaaaattaagtgaaaaaaagaacccatccttatatatatgtgatataataaaaatctTAGATGGTTCAGaatctttatttttcaaaaagAAAGAAGATGATAAGAATTTATCTATTGAAATTATAAGTACTCAAAGAAATTTAAGATTAACTTTTTTAGATATACAAAGATGGAAAATGTGGTTATTTGGTCTTATGTATTATCAATACAAATTAGTTAATAAAGgaaatggaaaaaaaaaaatgaaatcctttttatatgaaagtaataaattatatgataattatatcatatcaggattaaaagatattaaTGCTTTAACATTATCTCAattatacattatattGAGAAgtcttaatatatatttgaatatgcaaatattatatcattatttttctatatataaaaataaagcTGTCATAAATTATATAGGTTTTACGAAAATATTAGAACATATTTTCTCAAATACACATATttccatatattttaatgaatataaagataaaaaatttaattatatagataaaaaaaaatttattgaATTCTTAATCGATATACAATGTGAAGGCAAGTGTGaagaatttatatttaataattattatcagAATGATACCAACCCAAACTTAACGCGTGAGAAAAATACAGAAATATTAGgaatagaaaaaaaaaatgatgataatgatacACATTATAACTTAGATATGATGCAATCATctacatataataataaaatttataatgtaaataatcAAATGGACGACATTTCcataaaatacaaaaatgaagataatgTCAAAGCttcacatatatttaataatgacaataaagaaaattataataaggaagaaaataattatagtaaacgtgaaaataatacatatttcaataatgataataataataataataaagcAAGAAATGAAGCCgttattaataattatgattgtaatattattaaaaaaataagtaaCCAAGATATAAATCAggatgatataaaatataatatggatatatCCAATACATTAATATTCTCTGATAATTCTATAATGCATGATGAAGattatcttttaatattggatatattaaaaagtaaGTACTTCTATCGTGATCAAAATAAAGTaggtaataaaaaaaacacacatgataataattataataatactagTGCTAATGCATCATGTCACcataatttaaaagatgaaaaagaaCCTAAATTAAacagtaataataataataataacaataataataacaataataataataataatgtagaTACTTGTATCAatgttattaataaaaatataccaaatatatatcccataaaaattaatgttatatataaattattaaatattattaaaaaatataatatcccatttgttataaataatgatgataatcAATATTTAACTGAGATTGGTTTAgtttatttcttattatcAAAAGAAAATAGTATTATGTGCCCAGAGTATGCAAAGGTATATcaaaatatgaatttaCCCTTATGTAATTACTGGATTAATAGTAGTCATAATAGTTATTTAGCTAGAAAACAAATATTTAGTACAAGTAATATagaacaatatatatatatattattagatGGTTGTAGGTGTGTAGAATTTgattgttattattttaataaaaatatagtaGTGTATCATGGATTTTATGGATATAAATTAACAtcttctatattattttgtgaTACTTTAATAGCATGTAAAATGTTTGGTTTTACCACATCTCCATATccaataatattatcattagAAATTCATTGTAAAAATAAGCATAAAAATCTAATTGctaaaatattaatatccATATTGGGTAAccaattatatatacctaAAACAACAGAcgaaattaataatataactccaaataattgtaaaaataaatttttagttaaatataaacattttgataataatgatagttcaggattttattatctttttgAAGGACTACAAAGTGTTATGTATGATGAACTAAATTATATGTCTGATATTCTTgatgaaaatgatgaatTGGATTATGATAATGAGGATATGGATGTTTTACAACAAAATTGTGAAGGCGAGATATTACATAATGATGATGTCGATGTTGAAAATTTTGATGGAGATGATGATGAATATGAAATGGAGAAAAATTTTGGAGCGTACATAGAAAAAAgtatagaaaaaaaatataaccAGGATAGTAttaatcataaaaaattatacatgAAAAATAGCGacagtaataataatgtatctatagaaaaagaaaactATGAAGAAAAACACAATAAATTTGTGGAAGATACGAAAAAACCTAGaaacattttaaatataataaaaaaaaatgataataatatggataatGATTCATctgataataataataataatgtgaaGCTACCTAAAAATTCTAATACATCATGTATTGagaaaaaagataaaagCAAAGATTTAgaggaaaagaaaaaacatattttgaaaaaaacagataattttaatttaaaaaataacaatCTGCTAAATGAATATTCCTGCTTAAAAGGATATGTATTTCgaaatttttatgaaaccagaaattataatgaaatatgTTCCATTAGTGAAAATAAATTcattaaattaattaagAAAAACGAAAAcgaaattattaaatataatcaaAAAACATTAACAAGGGTTTATCCATCAGGAACACGACTAGCATCTACCAATTTCAATCCTTTAATATTTTGGAATGCAGGTATACAAGTTGTAGCATTAAATTATCAATATAATGGATTAAGTATGTTGTTAAATAAAGGACGATTTTTAGAAAATGGTGGAAAACACTCAggttatattttaaaaccTGAATTATTAAGATTTAATGAAAAACAAGATTATAATACCTTATTATTAGATTTACAAATATTGTCATTACATCAAATAAATTTACTATTTtcaattaaaaataaatatcatgaaaaaaaactaaaaaagaaattatttcAAATGGATATGATTCAAAGAATTCAaacacataaaaaaataaaaaagaaaatcaAAAACTGGAAAGATCTAcaaaaattagaaaaagagaagaaaaatatacttttttCAGATGTTCAGTcagatgataataaaaataaacatattagTTATGAATTACTTCTTAACAAaattaatgataatgatgatgttaattatatacataataaatgtttaaatgtagaaaagaaatatgaAGACATGTTAACAGAATATAAATCTTTCTTATTATGTTCTTCATCCTTATCACATAGTAGTAGCTTCAATAGTTGTAGTAGTAACACAACTACATCAAATGATGGAAATAAAACACATTccaataaaaataattcatctaaatataaaaacaaaaatttttatcaaacatttgaagaattaaaaaaagcaaataatttatttttttatctcTATCTTACTATATCCATTCATGGATATAATGAGAACAAATATTACTTTAAAACTGAAATTGCAAAAGTTAATTTTTATGACATTAATTATTG TTGGTCAAAACCATCCACTTTCCAAATGAAAATATCTTATCCTTCCTTAGCTCTTATAGTATTTGAATTAAAGGCATAT ATTACGATTTGTACCATTGTGcgataa
- a CDS encoding hypothetical protein (conserved Plasmodium protein, unknown function) produces MNKENIEKLINIINLLDKISENKRDKNNYGEHNVNKFLSSELSKTLDSLEYRKSLFPLCDEKEKVNSNVNKIISNFKTTKSFFYFNKSSSLNMGENMGENMGENMDENMGENMDENMGENMGENIDKNIDKNMDENIYSNKHLRKNIYLLSSNVKSSHRKKDNKNIMKYTNNVNINDNDIYLYTNQKNVKYNYLNEIQLNEKKYKRENSFSSSSTIFSFIKLKTDNVIEQRNTSNVLRNYFSDTELLSYNNNHKSKYNLLKMLKRDELKKYEQEKFKAQNKGRQNQVEKVELMEELEDGCIDNNTIGLLLEKIIEHLNINLKHILNNYKKEIHKLCKLNDTLSGKLENALENNDEQAQEIRDLNKKIHIIKEQKTEMNKIIEDYEFQKVNRKKLENSQQNYIKERDKLDDEIKYLKNELNMMKSSNLKIKEEKLLLKDKFKKYKGKFHNQKEKLQNANELILELKLAQNEQITEKNLNILNNEYSKQRDIFPYEKKRKIIINRFRSDTILDNFERMKKKLLESNERCYILSKTNLQLFKGIRNRKKKIYAMNREMSNLKHNLLKGKEGISRCILLDSKENTAGLGTSNSNVSYNGLCKRCCKLKDQNDTISEKSYNNKICNNITDEKMLYENSTNFDLILNSKNNEYNLLKDRYDVLYEKYIKLLTTYSCKNEDFTFIKTKTQEEMIPKKDVFHSFYIKNTKNNMEKCHSKDNKLISYIKAKVVNKKDICKKRFKHYTESNNYRDLEFYISNQILNKLDMKDILNVRYVYSYGNKNVGKILCHNT; encoded by the exons AtgaataaagaaaatattgaaaaactaataaatataataaatttattagaTAAGATATCTGAGAATAAACgagataaaaataattatggtgaacataatgtaaataaatttcTTTCAAGTGAACTATCAAAGACTTTAGATAGTTTAGAATATAGAAAGTCCCTATTCCCATTATGTGatgaaaaggaaaaagtaaattcaaatgtaaataaaataattagTAATTTCAAAACAACAAAAAGTTTTTTCTACTTTAATAAGTCCTCCTCATTAAATATGGGTGAAAATATGGGTGAAAATATGGGTGAAAATATGGATGAAAATATGGGTGAAAATATGGATGAAAATATGGGTGAAAATATGGGtgaaaatatagataaaaatatagataaaaatatggatgaaaacatatattcaaataaacatttaagaaaaaacatatatttactCTCATCAAATGTAAAAAGTTCTCatagaaaaaaagataataaaaatataatgaagtatacaaataatgttaatataaacgataatgatatttatttgtatacaaatcaaaaaaatgttaaatataattatttaaatgaaatacaacttaatgaaaaaaaatacaaaagaGAAAACAGTTTTTCATCTTCAAGTAcaatattttcttttatcaAACTAAAGACAGATAATGTAATAGAACAGAGAAATACTTCTAATGTATtaagaaattattttaGTGATACGGAACTTTTATCatacaataataatcataaaagtaaatataatttgttaaaaatgttaaagagagatgaattaaaaaaatatgaacaagAAAAATTTAAGGCCCAAAATAAAGGAAGACAGAATCAAGTTGAAAAAGTAGAATTAATGGAAGAATTAGAAG ATGGATGCATTGATAATAATACCATAGGACTGTTACTAGAAAAAATCATAGAACACTTGAATATTAATTTGAAGCATAtcttaaataattataaaaaggag ATACATAAATTATGTAAACTTAACGACACCTTAAGTGGAAAATTGGAGAATGCCCTAGAAAATAACGATGAAcaa GCTCAAGAAATACGagatttaaataaaaaaatacacataataaaagaacaaaaaacagaaatgaataaaattattgaaGATTATGAATTTCAGAAGGTGAATAGaaag AAATTAGAAAATTCACAACAAAATTACATAAAAGAAAGAGATAAATTGGATGAcgaaataaaatatttgaaaaacGAACTGAATATGATGAAATCTTCGAACCTTAAAATAAAGGAAGAAAAATTACTTTTGAAGGATAaatttaagaaatataaaggAAAATTTCACAACCAAAAGGAAAAA TTACAAAATGCAAATGAGTTAATTTTAGAATTAAAACTAGCCcaaaatgaacaaataaCGGAGAAAAACTTAAACATcttaaat aatGAATATTCCAAACAAAGGGACATATTTccatatgaaaaaaaaagaaaaattattatcaacag atTTAGGAGCGACACCATATTGGATAATTTTGAGaggatgaaaaaaaaattattagaaAGTAACGAAAGgtgttatattttatctaAGACTAATTTGCAACTGTTCAAAGGTATAAGGAatagaaagaaaaaaatatatgcGATGAATAGAGAAATGTCTAATCTTAAGCACAATTTATTAAAGGGAAAAGAAGGAATAAGTAGATGTATATTATTGGATTCGAAG GAAAATACAGCAGGACTCGGAACCTCCAATAGTAATGTTTCATATAATGGTCTATGTAAACGTTGCTGTAAATTAAAAGATCAAAATGATACGATATCAGAAAAATcgtataataataaaatatgtaataatataactgatgaaaaaatgttatatgAAAATTCTACTAATTTTGATCTCATTTTAAATAGCAAGAATAATGagtataatttattaaaggATAGATATGATGTACTATACGAgaaatacataaaattgTTAACAACGTATTCTTGTAAGAATGAAgattttacatttataaaaacaaaaacacAAGAAGAAATGATTCCTAAGAAGGATGTGtttcattctttttatattaagaatacgaaaaataatatggaaaaatGTCATTCTAAGGATAACAAGTTAATAAGTTATATAAAGGCAAAGGTGGTAAacaaaaaagatatatgCAAAAAGAGGTTTAAGCATTATACAg AATCCAATAATTATAGAGATTTGgaattttatatatctaatcaaatattaaataaattagaTATGAAAGATATTCTTAACGTAAGATATGTTTATTCTTatggaaataaaaatg taggtaaaatattatgtcATAATACTTAA